The Chroicocephalus ridibundus chromosome 2, bChrRid1.1, whole genome shotgun sequence genome includes a region encoding these proteins:
- the CMC1 gene encoding COX assembly mitochondrial protein homolog isoform X3, with the protein MEPPPSTAAFTKCCQETGLLMVVKCRQENTALKDCLVGYYSDPSFYEECKTEYLKQREEYRATGIKKKRQKLTSNV; encoded by the exons catttacTAAGTGCTGTCAAGAAACTGGTCTTCTTATGGTGGTCAAGTGTCGGCAAGAGAACACAGCACTGAAAGATTGTCTGGTTGGCTA CTATTCTGATCCATCATTCTATGAAGAATGCAAAACAGAATATTTGAAGCAAAGAGAAGAATACAGAGCAactggaattaagaaaaaaagacagaagcttACTTCAAATGTGTAG